ACTAAAAGCTATATCAATATATCAGAGATTGATTCTTACCGGATACAGTATATTTGTCCCCCATAATCCTGGGTTTCCATCTTCCCAGCTATCCCTGAGACATAAACAACCAACATTTTGAGAAATATATACACTTGCTCAAAAATTTACCACCTCAGGAATGTGAATGGTAAATACAAACATCCATGCATGtttgtattataaaataaacttaccGAGGAGGACTCATAGGCGTGTAAGGATTCCAAGCTCTATCACGCATGGGTGTCCTCATTCCATTATGGATAGGTGTAGCTGAAGTTTTACATACAATTATCATATAGTGGAgaccccaaataaaaaaaatcgattgGAACTTAAGGTAACAAACCTCCAGAATCCCGCATTGGAGTCATACAAGGATGAAGTGGAGTCCGGGAAGGATGAATAGGAGTTTGGCTTCCCATATTATACTGAGAGGGTGTCGCTACATTATCGGTCACATCTGCTATCGCGTCCCTATTAACTGTACATACAAATAAGACTTAGAATACACTCAACATGCAGCAACCAAGTGTGTGTAGAGGAAGATTGAGCTTGCCTGTCACAATCTTTGCCTCGTGTTCCAAACGCACTGTCTTCTCTTTGACTTCTACTATACGACCTCTATATCCCTTGAAAGGCCCCAGACGAACTTTCACATAAGCACCAACCAAAAGATCGTGACCAccccttcctcctcctcttccactCCAATGTCTTCCTCCAGCTCCAGCTGCAGTTTCACATGCAAGATTTTAGTAACAACTAGATTGCAGATATTTACTGAAACCAAATAACAGGAACTCTAAGTGACAAAATGGATGATGAAATCTCTAAGCATACAGTTATATCCCGAGTCCGCCCGTTGAAATCTTCTTGGAGATGGGGGCACCGGGGCTGGTGACTTGGAATTGCCCAACCTTGAGAAAGAATCAACCTAGTGTAGAAAAATTACACAAGAAACTGAAACTGTTGTTCGTCGAGAATCgaaaaaaaataagcaaaagaGGCTTACAATTCTGTCAGCGCCAGAGTATGATCCACCGGAAAGAACACAAGATGAGCATTTAACGCAGACAAATCCAGCGTGCTCAACGTTATGCCGGtcatgtaaaaataacactccTTTATAGATGTGCATAACTGGACCTTGTTTACCCTATCAGAAGCAAAATCAAATTggtatataaattaaaagagTTTGCTACAAACTTTGACTGGCAAAGGAACTCACTTTGCTAGGACCCTCAGTGACCCTGACAACATCTTTCACCGTGATGACATTTTTGTTACGGTCTTTCACATTGATTCTCTTATCAATTTTGTACTTTATTTCTCCGTGTTTGACAATAGCCAGCTCCGTTCTTCCAGGAATCCCTTTAAGAACCTGAATAAGTTTAAAACAGAGGTTACTGAAGGTCTCGTTCATATCTATGTCTTAGCATTTGAAATGTTGAACAATAACAATTGTATGATTGTATCCACAACTAAAATTGGTAGGTTACCTGGATAGCTTCACTATCAAGTTTTATGATAACTCCAAAGCTCAAGTTACTGCATCGTATAAAATAAAGCTCTCATACACACATGACAATGTCATCGCTAGAAGTGGTTTTGGGCATTAAACTTACCTTAGAAGCACAAGATCATGAAGTTCATACTCTCCCATTTTTGTGACACCGTTAGTCACTTCTGCACTCTTCACGACGTGATCAGCGAAGACACGAATCTGCacatgtatatattaatatataatcaccATGTTATTCATTTTACCCTTTGTCAGAAATTAACTAACGCAAAAATTGACTTACATGTTGCTTGGTCGTATCAGTTAGAATGAAAAGCACATGCTGATCAACTTTGACAACCATGCCGGTTGCTTCTTTATGGGTGCCAGAAACGACCTTCACATGATTTCCAGGTTCGAAGTATTTGCAAAGCTCTCTCTCATTTACAGCAAGAGGATTCTGCAACAGGCATCACATTTTACTGGCTGCATATATATGTTGTTGGTGAAAAATGATAAGAGTTTGGATGCTTACATTAAGACCTTTCATCTCTGATCTGATAAGAACATTCTCTTCATCTACTTTCTCAACCCAACccttcatattttttaaatctcCCTTGACAACAATAACCTCATCACCTTTCATGAAATGACCCTTTTTCCTATTTGCAAATAAAGTGGACATATCAACAAAGTCGATCTCCCCATTTTcgtttgatttcttaaatctttCAAGTTCATCGAATGTTGGTGTAACGTTCTGAGTGGAAATCGACTTCGTTGATACTTTCTTGTACAGGAAGCCATCTTTGAAAAGCAGACCACcgatattttcaaagtaatcaCCCGTCATCCGGTCACGTCGGCGCTCAACGCGTATGTGAAGTTCCCTAATGGCACGTTAAATTACAACTAATGAATACTCATAACAAAAATATTGCTTCACGTCGGCGCTCAACGCGTACGTACCTTGCCTCATCCACGTTCATGAAGCGTGGAGGTGGAACAAAAGATTTCTTCTTGACAATCACACTTCCTTCCTGCAAATACCCAAGTAAAAAAAATGTGCAAGAACAATTATTTTACACATTTAAAGAAAGTAgaacataaataaatttcaattatGAAACAAGTACCACTATAGTTGCATACCTGCTTATCGGCTAGAAGCTGCAGATCAATTCTTGGGATTAATTTGACTGTGACCCTCCTACGCACATCATCAACATCAACAACCTGTAAAGAGCTTACATATCATCACTCATCAGCATGGTTTCAGAGAAGTTTTATAAAGTAAAACACGTCAAATTAGATCGTACCTGAGCTAGATCACCCTTATATATCCCGAGTTTCATTCTAACCCATGTGTCACGTGCTAGCTCAACTGTCTTACTCTTTACAGAAAGAACATCTGCCATTTCTCTTATAGGGACAAGTAAAATCTTATGATTTGCGAAAATATTCCGCATGCCCTTGATAGCCTATTAACCACACGAAGAAAAGAATCAACATAGATTCAAACTCTAGTCAGAAAAAGAATAGCAATATACTTTTGCAGCCATCATCAAATATACCTCTTTAACGTGAGCCTCCATATCGGCTTCAATGTATATAAAGTTCTGGAGATGATCAAGCGCAATAACAGATCTGATCTTGAAATCCGATCCTCTATCCACGGCTTTTTGCATAAGACAAACAGCAACCTCTCTTTCACGACCAATCTGTAATTTGAAGATGATCATTACAAAACAGAACATACATGAATGATGTAATgaaaagagaaggaaaaaaaacatcCTACCGCACATTTCACCATCCACAGCTTCGGGTCACGGACTGATGGCAAAAGAGCTTGTTGATCAACGTGGGTAGGCTCTCCATCTTCGTAATCATCTTCATCGTCATACTCTGCACGAGGGTTGGAATACTTTTCTTGCATGAAATCAAGATACTCTTCAGCACCCACACGAGAACGAAACGCCGCCGGTTCGTGAAAAGGCCTGTGACGACGGCCAACAACATCCTCATCACCAAGGTCAGCTTCACCGTGTTCAATGAAACCTACAGTTTTAACAACAATAACAAGAGATCAAAATGTATATACTACTGAGTGCACAAGAAAGCCGCAAGACACAACTCGCAACTTGTAGAAACCCTAATTAAGCAGAAAACTCAAAAAAGACGGATTCGTGAGAGTTCCTTGTGGTTTTAGTTAAATCGAAACCAAATTGGAATATATTGTAGCTATACCGTCCTCGACATCGTCCTCGTCTTCTACTTCGTCGTCGTCTACGATGACGTCATCCTCTATGAATATGGAACCCGAAGGCTTCCTTTTCTTCCCACGCGCGCCACCGACTGAATGATCTGGATTTGATCTTCCGCGCTTCTTCCGCGagcttctcggttcctcttcttcttcttcttcttgctcggACTCGGAATCGTCGTCATAGGAGTAATCTTCGTCGTCGGACTCTGAGTGGTGGTGAGCCATAGTTTCGATTAGGGGAACTAgggcttctctctctctctgtctccgCTCTTACTCCGCTTCAAACCCTAGAGATCGAAAGGGATTTTTCGCTAAGGCACTTGATCGGTAACGCGTTTGAgagtaaaatcaaaattttggtgAATTGCCAATTGTCATGCAGTGCTCTCTTCTTTATATAGGCATTTATATGTTGCCCGTTTTACCCTCAACGGACTGTGGAGTGTATGGTAGGTTCGCACACACGGGAATTGACAACACATTTGACCGCCTcggaatttagaatttaggaactgaatattttttttttgattgaaacaaatattttttagtcTGGTTGAATTCAGAAGAGTTGGAAACCTGCGGATGGATTCATTTTCCAAAACGTTCAAATGGGTCCTTAGGTGAAAAGAACAATATAACTGTTACGCATATCAGAAAGATCAAACCTGAAACATGTTAGCGTCAGAAAACTCAtccactgccacttgaccacaaAGAACTGAAATTGTTAAATAAAGTATAGTTAATTAATATGATGAAATTGTTTAAATCAAACACATTATAAACAGCATACACTGCAATCATAGAGCATACCAAAATTCCATGTTTAATCAAGttcaaaaatgaattttaataagtattttttgagattttttgagAAATACATATAACTGGATCTGGAGACAACCCGATAAAATATTGGTATAAGCCCCAAAAAAATTAGAAGGAATTTACATAGATAAATGactttcaaattatataaaagaaaatttataaaaaaaatacaaaaatgtattttactCCATGAAATCTCAGATTCAACTCTGCACATATAATAATCAAATCACAGTTTCAGAAGTTTTATCATCCATCTACGATGGTAAACATAAGAAAAGAAGTCTAATCTGAAACAAATTAAGAACTTCATGAATACAAGAACTTCATGCGATGCATTCACCAACAGCTATTACTTAAAACAAATTATTGACGCTTACCAATGGTTGTTTCTACTAGCTACAAAGCTGGTCCTAGTAATTATGGCCGGAGCACCTTGAACCCACGAAATGTTACACTTGTAATATCAATCCAGCCACTAAGCTACTGAGAACTTTCTGTAAATTTATGGCCGTCTAAAATGTCAATGTTTTGCTGCCGGTTTTGGCCGTCTAAATTTATAAGCTTCACTGACTTGCTTCCAAGGCCGGTTTTGACTAGCTATAGATCCACGATTGTAGTAACCATGCACTTCGACTAGAAATAttaatccaaaaatataaagttatttAAGATATCTGTACAAAAGAATTACCGGACAAATCTCCTTTGGCAGAGAGCTCACCACAAacatatatatgcatatgtaaGACTGAAGTAATAGATTCCTGCCAAAGGAGATCTTGCCCTGTAATGCATTTGCACCTTCTCCATATATCATTAAATATTTAGTTCATAATCTCTCTCTTTACTAACATACTGCAAGAAGCATATTCAAATTCAATGGCACCATCCTTCGATCTAGGATAAAATATATCCTACGtacgtatatatataattaatctcTTAAGGAATGATCCGTTTATGCTTCTAATATTCTGTGGCCATTAGAGCATTGAGTATTCTTTATCCGAGTCTCCACATTTTGTTCTGCTTTACTTTATTAGAAGTATTATAGCATGATCCTTTCGAAATGGAAGATCCATGGTATTGTACTCTCCAGTTTTTTCATACTGAAACCccacaaacttttttttgttgccAGTGTTAAAAATTGTATTCTTTTGGACATATATCTTTCAAATCATCTATCATATGATACAATCTTCTGACTGTATCTACTCTTCTGCCTTGTGTTTAAATTTGTGAACGTTTGGCACCTGTCAACtcctttttttaattatttgctTTAGTTAGGAAATTCATGTAGAACAAACCAACACTCTAGGCTCCGAGAATATATGTGGCCTCTTCTTCTCTCATGGTCAAATAACCTTCAAGTTAGAAATTTCACAGGAATACAAACATGTAAACTGTAGACTGTAGTATACTTCCAATTACATAATTTTCTCTTATCCATTACAATACTGCACTTTAAAGACTGAAGTACTAATATCctcattataaaaaatataaaattaagactTTGATTGGTATaactgatgaagaagcagtagcagtatgctGTGGAAGCAGTATGCTGTGGAAGCAGTATGCTGCAGAAGCTTATGTtctatttaaaacttttaataagatgattggtaAATCAGTAGCagtattcaattttttttttataaaagttagtatataatatatttattttaaaataatatatattagattataatatatattagtaatattttgttattaaaataatgaatcttaattaataacataaattaaattaaactttaaatgtgaaatattattattttaaaaataattaaaatttatttaaaaaaatattttggatataaataattttgaatattattaaataaatgaaataaaatattattaaataaataaaataaaattttatttatttttatttttggatataaaataatttgaatataattaaataaaataaataaattatcattatatatattttttgttttatatttatatataaaagagatataattaagttatttatttactaatttcaaaattatgttttatatcgaaattgtttccaaaaaaataaaatttacaattaaaatatctattttaaaaaatattatttcacatttaaaatataatataatttatataattaaattatattttaaatttgaaatactatttttataaaatatatttatattgttaatttattttagaaatccaaatttttattttctggatatgaaaataattttataatattattaaatcaaataagtgaactaattatatatttttcttaaatttataaattgtaaatgcaaatgctattccaaaagcttcatatgagagcatttgtcagagagcattagcatttagtaaatgtttttataaatgattttctaacatatgttgattggataatatagagcataatgctaatgctaatgctctaccaatGAAGGCCTAAGTCAACTTTCCCACTTTGGATATAGATCGTCTTAATTGTATTGACTCATTACTATGAAGTATATAATCACTTCGATAAAATGATACTTTGTATATGTcttagactatatttgagaagtgattttgccacatgtacTCTATACAattagtttcacaaaaaaaaatatgacatgactactaaattgatgacatgacttccggaaaaatatgacatgaatTATTGATAactcatacattacatttaatattgatatttatttttgataaacctttttaaatatggtaatatctcatacattacatttatattgatatttatttttggtaaacttttttaaatatggtaatatctcaTACATTAtctataaaacaaata
This genomic stretch from Raphanus sativus cultivar WK10039 chromosome 3, ASM80110v3, whole genome shotgun sequence harbors:
- the LOC108847208 gene encoding putative transcription elongation factor SPT5 homolog 2 isoform X1, whose product is MAHHHSESDDEDYSYDDDSESEQEEEEEEEPRSSRKKRGRSNPDHSVGGARGKKRKPSGSIFIEDDVIVDDDEVEDEDDVEDGFIEHGEADLGDEDVVGRRHRPFHEPAAFRSRVGAEEYLDFMQEKYSNPRAEYDDEDDYEDGEPTHVDQQALLPSVRDPKLWMVKCAIGREREVAVCLMQKAVDRGSDFKIRSVIALDHLQNFIYIEADMEAHVKEAIKGMRNIFANHKILLVPIREMADVLSVKSKTVELARDTWVRMKLGIYKGDLAQVVDVDDVRRRVTVKLIPRIDLQLLADKQEGSVIVKKKSFVPPPRFMNVDEARELHIRVERRRDRMTGDYFENIGGLLFKDGFLYKKVSTKSISTQNVTPTFDELERFKKSNENGEIDFVDMSTLFANRKKGHFMKGDEVIVVKGDLKNMKGWVEKVDEENVLIRSEMKGLNNPLAVNERELCKYFEPGNHVKVVSGTHKEATGMVVKVDQHVLFILTDTTKQHIRVFADHVVKSAEVTNGVTKMGEYELHDLVLLSNLSFGVIIKLDSEAIQVLKGIPGRTELAIVKHGEIKYKIDKRINVKDRNKNVITVKDVVRVTEGPSKGKQGPVMHIYKGVLFLHDRHNVEHAGFVCVKCSSCVLSGGSYSGADRIVDSFSRLGNSKSPAPVPPSPRRFQRADSGYNSGAGGRHWSGRGGGRGGHDLLVGAYVKVRLGPFKGYRGRIVEVKEKTVRLEHEAKIVTVNRDAIADVTDNVATPSQYNMGSQTPIHPSRTPLHPCMTPMRDSGATPIHNGMRTPMRDRAWNPYTPMSPPRDSWEDGNPGLWGTNILYPPESPYSRPYEAATPGSGWGSSTPGRSYNDAGTPRDANNAPSPYQPMTPSSASYLPSTPGGQPMTPGADLDVKSPDIGGDTETCLMPGILVNVHKAGEDSNVGVIRDVFSEDGSCVVALGDRGEGETVVAIQSEVRLVCPRKNERVKIVGGKHRGSLAKLIGLDGSDGIVKLDDTLDVKILNLDLLAKLPHA
- the LOC108847208 gene encoding putative transcription elongation factor SPT5 homolog 2 isoform X2 — protein: MAHHHSESDDEDYSYDDDSESEQEEEEEEEPRSSRKKRGRSNPDHSVGGARGKKRKPSGSIFIEDDVIVDDDEVEDEDDVEDGFIEHGEADLGDEDVVGRRHRPFHEPAAFRSRVGAEEYLDFMQEKYSNPRAEYDDEDDYEDGEPTHVDQQALLPSVRDPKLWMVKCAIGREREVAVCLMQKAVDRGSDFKIRSVIALDHLQNFIYIEADMEAHVKEAIKGMRNIFANHKILLVPIREMADVLSVKSKTVELARDTWVRMKLGIYKGDLAQVVDVDDVRRRVTVKLIPRIDLQLLADKQEGSVIVKKKSFVPPPRFMNVDEARELHIRVERRRDRMTGDYFENIGGLLFKDGFLYKKVSTKSISTQNVTPTFDELERFKKSNENGEIDFVDMSTLFANRKKGHFMKGDEVIVVKGDLKNMKGWVEKVDEENVLIRSEMKGLNNPLAVNERELCKYFEPGNHVKVVSGTHKEATGMVVKVDQHVLFILTDTTKQHIRVFADHVVKSAEVTNGVTKMGEYELHDLVLLSNLSFGVIIKLDSEAIQVLKGIPGRTELAIVKHGEIKYKIDKRINVKDRNKNVITVKDVVRVTEGPSKGKQGPVMHIYKGVLFLHDRHNVEHAGFVCVKCSSCVLSGGSYSGADRIVDSFSRLGNSKSPAPVPPSPRRFQRADSGYNSGAGGRHWSGRGGGRGGHDLLVGAYVKVRLGPFKGYRGRIVEVKEKTVRLEHEAKIVTVNRDAIADVTDNVATPSQYNMGSQTPIHPSRTPLHPCMTPMRDSGATPIHNGMRTPMRDRAWNPYTPMSPPRDSWEDGNPGLWGTNILYPPESPYSRPYEAATPGSGWGSSTPGRSYNDAGTPRDANNAPSPYQPMTPSSASYLPSTPGGQPMTPGADLDVKSPDIGGDTETCLMPGILVNVHKAGEDSNVGVIRDVFSDGSCVVALGDRGEGETVVAIQSEVRLVCPRKNERVKIVGGKHRGSLAKLIGLDGSDGIVKLDDTLDVKILNLDLLAKLPHA